The following are encoded in a window of Allosphingosinicella indica genomic DNA:
- a CDS encoding HpcH/HpaI aldolase/citrate lyase family protein, which produces MKLRSLLFVPGDRPERMAKALGLGADALILDLEDSVAAAAKPDARRAVADFVSENATANLWVRINPLDGGEWEKDLDAVVGARPHGFVLPKAEGGASVDALAERLTAMGNATARILPIATETPAAMFQLGSYAGAKRLAGITWGAEDLPAAIGAVTSREADGSFTPPYQLARSLTLFGAAAAGVAPIETVYPDFRDADGLAAYAGRARRDGFTGMMAIHPAQVPVINAAFTPSEAEVAHARAVVDAFAANPGAGALSLDGKMIDRPHLVQAERILAAAGESPAI; this is translated from the coding sequence GTGAAACTGCGCTCGCTGCTGTTCGTGCCCGGGGACCGGCCGGAGCGCATGGCGAAGGCGCTGGGGCTCGGCGCCGATGCGCTGATCCTCGATCTCGAGGATTCGGTGGCCGCCGCCGCCAAGCCCGATGCGCGCCGGGCGGTCGCGGATTTCGTAAGCGAGAATGCGACCGCCAACCTCTGGGTCCGGATCAATCCGCTCGACGGCGGCGAGTGGGAAAAGGATCTGGATGCGGTCGTCGGCGCGAGGCCGCACGGCTTCGTGCTCCCCAAGGCCGAGGGCGGCGCGTCGGTCGATGCGCTGGCCGAGCGGCTGACCGCGATGGGCAACGCCACCGCGCGCATCCTGCCGATCGCGACCGAGACGCCCGCCGCGATGTTCCAGCTCGGGAGCTATGCCGGCGCCAAGCGGCTCGCGGGCATCACCTGGGGCGCGGAAGACCTGCCAGCAGCGATCGGCGCAGTCACTTCTCGCGAGGCGGACGGCAGCTTCACGCCGCCCTACCAGCTCGCCCGGTCGCTCACCCTGTTTGGCGCGGCGGCGGCGGGGGTGGCACCGATCGAGACCGTCTATCCCGATTTCCGCGATGCCGACGGCCTCGCCGCTTATGCCGGCCGCGCGCGCCGCGACGGCTTCACCGGAATGATGGCCATCCATCCCGCGCAGGTGCCGGTGATCAACGCCGCCTTCACGCCGAGCGAGGCGGAGGTGGCGCACGCCCGCGCCGTGGTGGATGCGTTCGCCGCCAACCCCGGCGCCGGCGCGCTGTCGCTCGACGGCAAGATGATCGACCGCCCGCATCTGGTGCAGGCCGAACGCATTCTCGCCGCCGCGGGCGAAAGTCCGGCGATCTAG
- a CDS encoding MaoC family dehydratase, with product MPGRYYDQWSVGDRLSHQPHRTVTETDNLLISTLTHNPQPLHLDAEYAGGTEFGRIVVNGTFTFALLVGLSVGDTTLGTLVANLGYDKVRMPSPVFVGDTLRAETEVIALKDSKSRPDAGIVTFAHRMFNQRGELVCEMERTALMRRRL from the coding sequence ATGCCGGGCCGCTATTACGACCAGTGGAGCGTCGGGGACCGCCTCTCGCACCAGCCGCACCGGACGGTCACGGAGACCGACAATCTCCTCATCTCGACGCTGACCCACAACCCCCAGCCGCTCCATCTCGACGCGGAATATGCCGGCGGCACCGAGTTCGGCCGGATCGTCGTCAACGGCACTTTCACCTTCGCGCTGCTCGTCGGGCTTTCGGTTGGCGATACGACGCTCGGGACGCTCGTCGCCAATCTGGGCTACGACAAGGTGCGCATGCCGAGCCCGGTGTTCGTCGGCGATACGCTGCGCGCGGAGACCGAGGTAATCGCGCTCAAGGATTCGAAATCGCGGCCCGACGCGGGGATCGTGACCTTCGCCCACCGCATGTTCAACCAGCGCGGCGAACTGGTGTGCGAAATGGAGCGAACCGCACTGATGCGGCGGCGGTTGTGA